The sequence AGCCGAACCACCGCCGCACGGCCAGGAACGTCATCCGCGCCTCGTCCGCACCGGAGAGCACCGCCAGGCGTACGCCGGTCTCGTCCCGGACCCGGGCCAGCACCTCGGCCGCGTTTGTGGCGTCGCGCACCGCGGACGTGGCGAACGCGATCAGGTCGTCGGCCGCCAACCCGGTGGCCGCCGCCTTGGCCATGCCCACCGCCTTGACCAGGCCGTCCGCGCCCGCCTCGGTCAGCGCGCCGTCCGGGCCGATCTGCTCGGCCAGCCGGAGCACCACCTTCTCGGAGTGCGCCGGCCACGGGTGCGCGCCGTGGTGCGCGTCCACCACGAGGAGATGCACCGTGTTGGATCCGACGTCGAGGACACCCAGTCGCATGGTGAAGACCCTAGGCGCAACACGTTTGCGCGGCTCACCGGCCTGCGGACGTGACCGCGCGTACGCTGGGCCGAGTGACGATGGAGCTCCGTGTGCTGGTGGACGACCCGGGTGACCCGCGCAGCCGCGAGGTGCCCCTGGACTTCCCTCGGGAGTGGATCGAGTTCACCGATCCGGCCGACGAGACGCACCTGATCCGGGCCGACCTGACCTGGTTGCTCTCCCGCTGGACCTGCATCTTCGGCAAGGGTTGCCACGGCATCATCGCCGGCCGGGCCGCCGACGGTTGCTGCTCGCACGGGGCGTTCTTCACCGACTCGGACGACGAGAAGCGGGTTCGCAACGCCGTCCGGCGGCTCGCCCCGTCGACCTGGCAGCATTTCCGTCGCGGCTTCAAGAACTGGACCGACGAGGACACCATCGACGGCAAGAACCCGGCCCGCCGCACCGCCACCCAGGGCGCCGACGGTCCGTGTGTGTTCCTCAACGACGCCGACTTCGCCGGCGGGGGCGGTTGCGCCCTGCACGCCCAAGCGCTGCGCGACGGGGTGCACCCGTTGGAATACAAGCCGGACGTCTGTTGGCAGCTGCCGATCCGCCGCGATCAGGACTGGGTGAAGCGGCCGGACAACAGCAAGGTGCTGGTCTCCACGCTGTCCGAGTTCGACCGGCGGGGGTGGGGAGCCGGCGGGCACGACCTGGACTGGTGGTGCACCTCCTCGACGGACGCGCACGTCGGCACCGAGCCGATGTACCTGTCGTACGGGCCGGAGCTGACCGCGCTGATCGGCGCTGCCGCGTACGAGCGGTTGGCCGAGCTGTGCGCGACCAGGACGAAGCAGGGCATGATCGCCCCGCACCCGGCCGACGAGGTCTAGCGGATCTTGGTAGCAATCTTGCTACCATTCAGGTCATGGCTATGACGCTTCGACTTGACGACGACCGTGAACGGCGACTCCGACTCGTTGCGGACGAAGAGGCGCGGTCGATGCACGCCGTCGTCGTCACCGCGATCGACGACTACCTCGCTCGGCGGAACGCCAAGGAGTTCGGCGACCTCGCTGACGAAATCATCGAACGCCACGCCACGCTGCTCGCTCGCCTGGCGGAGTGATGACGGAGATCCGTTACCCCACGCTCGCTGACGTGGCGAGCATCGCCCGCAAGATCGGCGTTGGGATCAGGGACGCCGGTCTCGTCGAGTCGGCGGTGGCCCGGCCGCAGACGAGCGTGTTCGGTGAAGACGCCTACCCCGACCTGTGGACCAAGGCGGCGGCACTGCTGCACTCGCTTGTCAACAACCACCCGTTCGTGGACGGCAACAAGCGGATCGGCTGGATCGTGGCCATCACCTTCCTGCTCCAGAATCACGCCGTCACCATCGATCAGCTCGACGAGGTCGACCAGGACATCGCGTACGACCTGGTCATCAGCGTTACCGAGAGCCGGCTGACGGAGGTGGCCGAGATCGCCGCGGTGTTACGCAAGCTGTTCTGAGCTGGGCGCCCGTCAGCTCAACGCCGCGTCGACGATCGTGCGGGCGCTGCGCCGGGCCGCCTCGGCGATCGCCGGGTCTCCGTCCAGCACGCCGCTGGCGAGCCCACCGTCGAGCAACAGGGTGAGCTGCCGGGCGAGCAACTCCGGGTGGGCCGCGCCCGCCTGACGGGCCAGCTCGGTCACCCAGGCGCGGACCACGGTCTTGTGTTCGACCGTCCGGGCGTGCACCGGGCCGCCGGCAGGTGACTCGGCGGCGGTGTTGATGAACGCGCAGCCGTGGTAGCCGTCGCGGCGGCAGGCGCCGGCCAACGCGTCGAACATCCCGATCAGCTGGTCGCGCGGCTCGTCGCCGGCATCCCTTGCCGCGGCCCGCAGCGCACCGAACCACGCCTGGTCGACCCGATCCAGGTAGGCCAGCACCAGATCGTCCTTGCGTGGGAAGTGCTTGTAGAGCGTCGCCTTGGCCACGCCCGACTCGGCGATGACCGTGTCCACCCCGACGCCACGCGGCCCGTGCGCGTAGAAGAGTCGGAACGCGGTGTCCAGGATCCGGTCCCGGGCCGAGCCGGCCGGAGTGCGTGGCGCGGGCATCGGTACTCCCTTGATCTGCTGGTGTCGGCTTGATCATACCGACAGTTCCGTCTGTCGGCCCCGGTGCGGTGACGCGGGCGAGGAGGCGGGGGTGTCAGGTGGGCGGCCTTTGGAGCTGAATCGCTTACGACATCAGCGGGTGATTCGTTTGCGACATCAGCTCCAAAGGTCCTCCAGCAGAGTCCATCCCCATCCCCATCCCCATCGCACACCGCAGGGCCGTCCGCAGGGCGGCGCCAGCCTTGGGACGCGGCAAGGGGACAGCAGTAGACAGACCTGTCTGTTAGCCTGCTCGCCATTCGGCGCGAGCCCGCTCCGCGCCACGACGGAGGAGCGATCGACATGCGTATCGCAGTTTTCGGAACCGGATCGGTCGGGCGGGCGATCGCCGCTCGTACGGCGGAGTTGGGCCACCAGGTGACCATCGGCACCCGGGACGTCGCGACCACCCGGGCCGGCGAGTACGCGGCCTGGGCGGCGCAGCATCCCGAGGTGGGCCTGGCGACCCAGGCAGACGCGGCCGTCGACGCCGACCTGGTGGTCAACGCCACAAGTGGCGACGGCTCCCTGCCCGCGCTCACCGCGGCCGGCGCGG comes from Micromonospora vinacea and encodes:
- a CDS encoding type II toxin-antitoxin system death-on-curing family toxin gives rise to the protein MTEIRYPTLADVASIARKIGVGIRDAGLVESAVARPQTSVFGEDAYPDLWTKAAALLHSLVNNHPFVDGNKRIGWIVAITFLLQNHAVTIDQLDEVDQDIAYDLVISVTESRLTEVAEIAAVLRKLF
- a CDS encoding TetR/AcrR family transcriptional regulator, with the protein product MPAPRTPAGSARDRILDTAFRLFYAHGPRGVGVDTVIAESGVAKATLYKHFPRKDDLVLAYLDRVDQAWFGALRAAARDAGDEPRDQLIGMFDALAGACRRDGYHGCAFINTAAESPAGGPVHARTVEHKTVVRAWVTELARQAGAAHPELLARQLTLLLDGGLASGVLDGDPAIAEAARRSARTIVDAALS
- a CDS encoding CopG family transcriptional regulator; its protein translation is MAMTLRLDDDRERRLRLVADEEARSMHAVVVTAIDDYLARRNAKEFGDLADEIIERHATLLARLAE